From Methanosarcina lacustris Z-7289, one genomic window encodes:
- the wtpA gene encoding tungstate ABC transporter substrate-binding protein WtpA, whose product MGVNTRIFKLISVLLILIVFAGLGCVDNKSDNESAGIMENGSGNSSAGKGEVLTIFHAGSLGVPFEELETEFEAQHPGVDVQREAAGSAQSVRKITELGKQADVLASADYVLIPSMMMPKYADWYAAFARNQIVIAYTNESMYSDEINANNWYEILRRPGVTYGFSNPNDDPCGYRTQMVTQLAESYYNDSTIYDDLILDNTGMTATTEENGTVMVHVPASESLSPDTSKIMLRSMEVELSSALEMGEIDYFYIYRSVAVQHGFKFVELPSEIDLGSLEYADNYSKVQVEMANGEVVTGSPIVYGVTIPLNAKNPELAADFVKLLLDKSGQQIFIENGQPPIVPAIAEGKDKMPEKLQALVK is encoded by the coding sequence ATGGGTGTTAATACCAGAATATTCAAGTTAATTTCAGTTCTCTTAATCCTGATTGTATTTGCCGGCCTCGGCTGTGTTGATAACAAGTCCGATAACGAAAGTGCCGGAATAATGGAAAACGGTTCTGGAAATTCCTCTGCAGGTAAAGGGGAAGTCCTGACAATTTTCCATGCAGGAAGCCTGGGTGTGCCTTTTGAAGAGCTCGAAACCGAGTTCGAAGCCCAGCACCCGGGAGTAGATGTTCAGCGGGAAGCTGCAGGGAGTGCGCAGAGTGTTAGAAAAATCACCGAACTTGGGAAACAGGCTGATGTTCTTGCATCTGCAGACTATGTCCTGATACCATCCATGATGATGCCGAAATATGCGGACTGGTATGCGGCTTTTGCAAGAAACCAGATCGTAATCGCTTACACGAATGAGAGCATGTACAGCGACGAGATCAACGCAAACAACTGGTATGAGATCCTCAGGCGTCCCGGGGTAACTTACGGCTTTTCTAACCCTAACGACGATCCATGCGGCTACAGGACCCAGATGGTGACCCAGCTCGCAGAGTCCTATTATAATGACAGTACGATATATGACGACCTGATTCTGGATAATACCGGCATGACCGCAACAACAGAGGAAAATGGGACAGTTATGGTGCACGTCCCTGCGTCCGAATCCCTTTCCCCTGATACAAGCAAGATAATGCTCCGGAGTATGGAAGTCGAACTTTCCTCTGCTCTTGAAATGGGCGAAATCGACTATTTCTATATTTATCGGAGTGTTGCTGTCCAGCATGGTTTTAAGTTCGTGGAACTCCCGTCTGAAATTGATCTTGGGTCTCTCGAATATGCTGACAATTACTCGAAAGTCCAGGTGGAAATGGCAAATGGAGAAGTGGTTACAGGGTCCCCTATCGTATACGGTGTAACTATTCCCCTAAATGCTAAAAATCCTGAACTTGCTGCTGACTTTGTAAAACTCCTCCTCGATAAGTCTGGCCAGCAGATTTTCATCGAAAACGGACAACCTCCGATTGTCCCTGCCATTGCCGAAGGAAAAGATAAAATGCCTGAAAAATTGCAGGCTCTTGTGAAATAA